From Kitasatospora sp. MAP12-44:
TGGTGCAGCGGGGGGTCGGTGAGGCGTAGGCGTGCAGTGGCGAGGCCGTCGGGCGAGGTGAAGGTGTACGTGCTGGCGGTGACGGTCTCCGTCCAGTCCTGCTGGGCGAAGGGGAACAGGACCCGCAACCCCGAGCCGCCGCAGGTAAACGCGCGCTCGTCGTCCTCGGCCAGGGCTGCGGCGACCTCGTCGAGAGCTGCGGCGACCAGCTCCGGCGGGGTCTGCCAGCCGAAGGCGATCTGCCAGTCGGCCAGGCCCCCGGAGTAGGCGTCGCTGCGGGCGACGAGCTGCCAGGGGTCGTCGTACTCGTTGCGGAAGCCCAGCCGGATCCGCTCGCACGGCGAGGCGAAGGCGGTGAAGTCGCGGTCCTCGCTGCTGTGGGTGTACCAGCCGTACGCCTTCGGGATCGCTTGCAGGACGGTGTCGATGCCGTGCTCGGCACCGGCCAGGTGGCGCGGGGTGACGTGGACCATGTGGTCCGCGTCGTACCAGTCCTGGGTGTGCACGATGTCGTCGGTGAAGATGCGCGGG
This genomic window contains:
- a CDS encoding DUF317 domain-containing protein produces the protein MTSPRTRLPPGRTDHASADQAAGGSRSLQLDTFAKGSPLTPRIFTDDIVHTQDWYDADHMVHVTPRHLAGAEHGIDTVLQAIPKAYGWYTHSSEDRDFTAFASPCERIRLGFRNEYDDPWQLVARSDAYSGGLADWQIAFGWQTPPELVAAALDEVAAALAEDDERAFTCGGSGLRVLFPFAQQDWTETVTASTYTFTSPDGLATARLRLTDPPLHQDGPWHSPYLLVSCTTGESLTSWEARFTANTPLRILTAFTAAAASPEPLLRNSTYLGQEMTARLTVTPLAPAPVRRAAAAAGASPALAAAGPAAKVIVSGPPLSTVPSADSHAIFHRR